Genomic window (Ureibacillus composti):
CTTCTAAGATTAGGGAGACCTTTTGTAATATCAACTGAATAATTATTATCCGTATAAGGTCCACTTGTATCGTAGACACGAACTGGTAGATTTTCTTCTTCACCAAAACTGCCCGTTGTTGGACTAAGTTGTATTTCACGCATTGGCACCTTAATATCGGGCGTTGAACCTTCAACATAAACTTTTTTACTACCTGAAAAACTTGACATGATGGAAATATTTTGTTCATTTAATAATTTGGATGACATAAAGTAAATCTCTCCTTTGTTTTTTAAAAGAAAGGACAGGATCTGTAGCGAAATAAGTGGATAAACACGAAGAACATAAAAAAGCCGGACCCCATAAAAGGATGGACCGGCTTTGAAATGTAGAAGTTTACACAATAAAGGTAATTATTCTAACTTCCCCACGCTAGCATTATCTAGATCAGGTCCAAAGGGTCAAGAAACTTCACTGTGTTTCCCTCTCAGCCCAACTCATTGGACTCCCCTAGTTATTTCTATTAAGTTTGATATTAGTATACAGAAGTATTTAATAAAATAAAAGGAAAGTTTTTTTATTTGAAGAATAAATTACATAATTCACTACAAACATTAATAAATTTATTAACTGTCATTCGATTTCTGCTACAGTCTTATAAAGTGAAAATGCTAATGTGGCCACTTTGTGAACCTCCAAACTTCTCCACAAGTTTAGTAAAATAACACCATTTTTGTGATAAAAATAGGATCAATGAATACGGAAGAAAAAGAAAAGAAACACCCTCATTTAATCTCGAGAAGTCATAATTCCTTTTGTGACTTGATCCAATAATGTGTTAATAAATTCCGAATCTACTTCCTTCTTATAGATAAGAATCCTATAGTATACAGGTCCATATAACATATCTGCGACAACATCTTTGTCAATAATTGACTGGACTTCCCCATCTGCCATTGCACGCTCTAAGATTCGTTTTGCATCTTCACGCCGTGGTTTCAAATAGTTTGTATAGAAAGACTGTGCGATATCAGAATCTTCATCACTTTCTGCCACAAGTGCTACCACTGTTCTTCCAAGAGTACTGTTCAAAACATTTGCAAGTGTAACCAGATGTTGACGGAAATTTTCTCGGAATGGCGTATTTTCTTGAAAATACAAGTTCGTTTCAGTGGACATTAGGAAGGCATCCAACACAAGCAAAGATTTGTTTGACCACCAACGATAGATTGTTGCCTTCCCAACACCTGCATGTGTAGCAATGGCTTCAATCGTTAATGTTGAGTATCCCGTTTCCTCTATTAAATGGACAGTTGCGTTAAGAATGGCCGTTTTCGAAGCTTCACTGCGTGGCCTTCCAACTGCTTGTGGTTTTAATTTTTTTTTCTCTAGCATCTCTTTCCCTCACTGAAATGTAGTAACCTAATAAATTCATAGATTAATTATTTTTTATCTCATCTACATTATACCAGGGAATCAATATTGCTATGCGTTTTTTACGTTCATTTCCGTTTTTGGAGGTCCCCATGCTTGTTCTAATATAATAGCAATTATTAACCCTACCATTACACCATTGCTAAATAAATATTGTAATAAGGTTGGTAGTGCCATAAAAACAGTTATGGGCAATAACAAAACTCCTGTTCCAATAGATAGTGCTGCACTTAAAATAGTCAACCGTCTTTGGTCAAGCGGTTCTTTTAATACAGAACTAATCCCGATTCCTACCATTGTCGTAAATGACGCAAGCATTGCTGCATATGCAATCGGGCCCGGTAACATCGAAAGGGCTGAATACACTGTCGGAAAAAAGGAAATAACAGTAAGTGCCATACTCGCTAAGACAAACGGCAACATTCGACTTTGCCCTGTCATGCGAACAAACCCAGCAGATACGGCAAATGGCACTACTCCAACCGTTGAAAAAACAGAAGACAACATGGTGTTAATTCCACTTACAATTCCTGAATTTTTTAAGAAACCTCTATTTTGATTCGTTTTCTCCGCCGGAATTTCTAAAGTGGGATCATCAAACACTTGTTTCATTGCAGCAAGACACGCAATGATGCTAGAAATTAAGACAAATGTAATCATAATTGCAGAAACAATCATACCAGTATCTAATTTCGGTAATCCCCAAGCGAAAAAGTCAGGAAAAGAAATAATAGATGAAGTGTTAGGCATAGGTTCGGTTCCATTAATTATAAAGAATGCAATTGAACCAACAATGATCCCAATTAATACTGCATAACTTTTTAACCACCCTTTCCCCCAGATAGATAGAATCAATACTAAAATGAAAATGACAAATGCGACCATTACATTTCCAGGGTTTTCGATGGTTGACGTATTACTTACACCAATCATTCCTTTTAAAAACGTTCCAGATAGTTGAAAGCCGAGAAGTGTCAAATAAACCCCATTTACTAAAGGTGTAAAAATCCTCAATAATTTATTCATCCATCCCGTTAAACCTATAACAACAAGAAATACTCCAGTTAAAAGCATAGCACCCTCTAATAGTTGTAGGGCACCCATCTTATCTAAACCCTGGGTAACAACCATTTGTCCCATTAATACAAAGACTCCTAACCATATACCAGCAGGACCATCACAAATTGGATAACGATGCCCAAAAATAGAAGATATAAAAGAAGATACCCCAACAACTAGAAAAGTTCTTTGCATTAAGGCTGAGATTTCCACTGTAGAAAGGTCAAAAACCTGCCCAACAATAATTGGAATCGTTAGCGAATTCGCTAGTAAATAAATAAACCATTGTAAGGAACCGATACTGGTATCCAATTTGTTTTTGTACATAATCCATCCCTTCCTTTTTGAACATTAATAAGGTATTCTATAAATATAAAACGATACGTTCAGTTTTATATTATGTATTATATTGGTACATTTCAACTACATTTTTCATATTTTGTTGTAAAATGGAAAAAAGTTATTTATTAGACCCAATATTATTTTTAAAATAACTCATATAAATACTCCTTTAAAAAGGATCAGTACTTGACGAAGAAGTACTTTGTAAATATAACGAGTTACTTCTGACTTTAAACAAGCTAATTTCAACCCTAAACCTAACTAGATGAACCCTACTACTACTTTCCCCGACCAATTTGAACTATCTTACCTTAGGAAATATTTTTTCTCCTAAAATACTTATTAGAAACACTTAGAAGGTAGTATACATGACGCTCATGAGTACAAATGTTAGCCCAAGTATTAAGAGTTGAATTGTACCTGGATTGTTATTAATTGTAAAAAAGCCAAGAAAAAAAGTACCGTCTTGGATTTAGCACTTTTCAATTAGAAACTCCTGACGAAAGATATATTATCATCTACCTTTTCTACTTTAGGTTTCTCAACATCTTAGATTTATTATTGCAAGCGCTTATTCCTAAATAAACTAAACTAAGCGGTTCCTAAATTTGGATCCTGCATTAAAAATAATGTCAGAAATGTCAGAAATCCCAGACACTCCTCTCCTAAGCTGTTTATAGCTTTAAAACAGATTTACGGATTGTTGTAACAATTTACCATAATAAATGAAATAGTTATTTGAAATTCAGTATCTTTATTGATCGTATTTTTTCATTTATTTTACATTTTATTCCAATAAACTTTCTCTATTTTCTCTGTAGAATACTTTGTAATTTTACTATTTAAAATAATTTTTTATATAATATTAAAGCTATTTAATTTAGATTTAGATTCATAGTAATGGGGTGATTTTAAATGAGTGATTTTGGATTTGTTAAACAATTAAACGCTTCTCAAACTGGAATGGTATATAAGTTTATCAAAAAAAATGATGTTTTTATCCATACAATGATTGAAGGAGATTTACTCTATCATCTTGGGTTTACACCTAGGGATATTATTGGCAAAACCTTACATGACTTCTATCCAGAAGAATATGCAAATAGTAAACAAAAATACTACTTCGAAGCTTGGGAAGGTAATTTTGTACATTATGAAACTGAGGTAAACGGAAATTATTACGTTGCATCGTTAAGACCAATATGTAAAAATGAAGAAGTTGTTGAGGTGGTAGGTTCGTGTATTAACATTACCAGACAATTAAAAAAAGCAGTATCTACAGAAGACTACTTAAATCAAACATTATCCGAAAAGGTATCTGAGAAAATATTGAATGATGCGTTGCAAAGAACTACCCATTTGATTAATCAAAACTTGAAACAACCTAATATTCCTGTTAAAAAGAATTTAATAATTAAAAATAGTTCCAATATTATTTTCGTACCTTTGTCTGAGATTATCTTTATTGAGAGGTTAGACAGAAAATCCGTCATACATACCATTAATAAGCAATATGAAACGTATGAATCCCTTTTTAATCTAACCCAACAACTAGATCAAAACTTTAGTAGATGTCATAAATCCTACATTGTAAATGTTGATTATTTAGAAATTATTGAACAGATAGGTCAAAAATATATAGGACATTTTAAAAATTACAAAAAGACAGTAAAAATATCTGGCAATATGTTACTAGAATTAAAAAAGTATAAATCCTACTAAAACTCAGCATAAATGACTGAGTTTTTTATATTTTGTTCATAATTTCTTCATAAAACTATTTATTTTTGTTTCAAACTATTTATTTATGGATTCAAAACTTTGAATGATGTATTAAAATGCTAAATTTTATGTCTGAAAGCGATTAGACAACCAACCAAATTACACATATGATACATCTTATTATTAGGTAGTGCTATGAAGATCCTCTATATCACTTTAGTACATATGAGTCATAGGACTAGATATTAAATTAATTAATTAATTATTTAAATCAAGGAGCATAATGATGATGATGAAATTTTTGCCTTCAAAGCTTTGATGCGGACTTGGCAAAAAATAAAACCGGAGGCAATTTTTGAGTATGGAAGAAATGAAGGTAAGTTATTTGAATTTGACACTGCATCTATCTCAAATGCAATTAAAGAATTCCCCCGCTTCTATTTACAGAGGTATTTATTATTTATAAACGTGTTCCCCTCTACTATTGTTCATCCTAATTTCATAGAACACATCGAAAACTTATTATATAACGATCCAGAAATAAAATTTAGAACAGTATTTTAAGTTTAAAATAAAAGTTTAAGTTGATTTTCTATTATTAATTAATCAAATATCCAAGGAGTGCCTTAATTTGTGCCTCTTTTTCTTTTATACAAGTCTAAAAATATGAGAAGGATAGGACTGGTGAAAAAATGAAGGTAAATAGAGATTTACTCTTATTAGAGGAAAGTATTAAAAATGGAGACCTTGCACAAGCTAGAAGAATTATTGAACTAAATATGATGCACTTTAAAACACCTAGAATTCGTAATCAATTAAGCATAGAAGCCCTAACGCTTTTAAATATGGTTGTTCAGTTTAATGATAGTAGCACAAATGAGATTTATTCAAGAAAAACACAGCTCATCATTGGATATATTAATAACCTTGCACGTAAAGGCCACTTAACGTCCCTTAAACACTATGCTTCATTTCATGATGAATTACTATCCAACCCAAAAATATATAACTTACTAAATGCAGATGCAAAAATATTTATTGCTCCACCGAATCAAAAAGATTAAACACTCAAATCAATCTTCCCTTTCTGATAATGAAGAATTGATATCAACATATTTCTAATATATAAAGATTGCTAATCAATACCTCTACTCATTCACAAAAGAGATACGACATGTCATTTTAGTCCAGAACAGAGCAAACTATTGCAAATTTTTATTTGTACCGCCACTCTCTATATTAAATTTACTCATTTCTTTTTGAATGATATCTTCGTTTGTCAATCCTTTCTTGTATTAAAAGTATAATTGTCGAAACTATTATGTTTTAGAAATTTTCGTTTATAGTGGGCATATTTCCTTCATTTTTGGATTTTTATGACATATTAGCAGGAGTTAATAATGAAAACAAACGGTTTCCCCCTTGAAGAGTTACAATTTAAAATTGAAGACTTAAGAAGCCACATGATTGCGACAGGACAATTAAAGGGGCTAACTCATCCTGATACAATTAAATTAAGTCAGGAGTTAGATGTTTTATTGAATGAATATCAAAAACAAATTGAAATGACCCTTATTATTCCTGTGAATCCTCTTTATAATAGACCTTTACTTTAAATGTTAAATTTAACAACATTTTTTAATAGTTAACCTAGAAATCTAATTCCCTTAAAAGGTGTTGCTTCATAATTCGGCCCTTTCAAGAATAAACGCTGTTCGATCCCCTGGAAATGCGCCTGATTTTTGAAGACTGTTATCCAACTAAAGCCTCTTCCAAGCTCAATAAGAACTATTTTAAAAAGGGACAACGAGTTGCAAGTTGTCCTTTCTTTACTAAGCTTTTTGAATCTTTAACATCGAATTAGCATTTATTTGAAATTCATATGATACTTTCACTTCTTCAACTGTACATCCATTGCTAACCAGATAACTTATTATTTTATCTAAATGCTCATAACGTTTTCCTTCTAAATTAACTAAAGGGAAAATACGAACTTCCTCTTTTGTAACCCTCAATAACTCATTTAATGTTTCAATGTGAAATTGATAATCTAATCTATCAGCATACATAAATAAAAAATGGGCCGAAAGAAGAATATCAAACTCTTCAGCCTTAAATGGTAAAGAAGGTAAAGTAACGGGAATGTACCTTTCTTTAGATTCTCTCATATTATTAGCACAATCTTGTAAAGCACTTAAACGATGCTTTATAAGATCTACTATATCATTGAAATAATCCCATTTATAATTGTTCTGAACTTTTTGCATATGTTCCATTGCGTGTTCAATATCCTGAAGACCTTTATTCTTTAGATCTTCACCCGAATGATAATAAGCAATATCGCAAGCTGTTACGTCTAAACCTGATTTGTTTCCAACAGCAGTAAATGAACAAGCTCCCGCTGGACAATCGAGTATTTTCTTTCCGTTTAGTTCTTTCTCACAAAGTGAAAACATATCCAAATACTCTTCAAAAGTTCTCCCAATAAAAACAATTCTTTCTAAATCTAGCTTTGTACTCTGCTCAACTTTACTCAACTTAACTCACCTCTTCTAAAGGATTACATTCATATTATCACAAAATAATTGGTAATAATAACCTTTTTATTGTTTTCCACCTCAACAATATGGTCCGATTTGTTAATAAAGATTGTTGTATAACTGTTTAGTTACAACACTATATTGACTGCAAACTTATTAAACACATAAATATTCATTTACAGGAGTTAATAATTCTTTTATACGGTTGGAAGTGGAGTACTTGAAAATAATGTCTACATGTTTTATTTTTCCTCTAACATATCATTTAAATGTGGCTTGCGCTTTGCCAACAAGTAACAAACCCATCGGACTTGGAATGATGGTTTCATATAGTATTATTAATCAAATGAATGCTCAGATACTGTCGCAAGTGAACAAGGAAAAGGAACTTGCTTTTCTAACAAACTTTTTATTTATCAATAAACTTTTTATTTTTTTGTTGTACAACTTCCAATTTTATGATAATTTAAGTATAAATTTCAAAACTATTCAATCAATTCACTAGGGGATCCCTTGATAAGGGCTGAGAATAAAGTAGTTACTTTTAAACCCTCATAACCTGAACAGGTTCGTACCTGCGTAGGAAAGTGTTTGTTGTTTTTTTGTGCGTATCTTTTTTTGTGCGTATCTGAGTACAATTAACAAAACCACTTTCCTATCTAAGGTTAGTGGTTTTTTTGCGTGTACTACTACTAAAGAGGAGTAATCAAATATGAAACTGATTGCCATAACAGATGATTCACATACAGTTAACGAACTGACAAGTATCATTTCTTCTGTCCAAGATTTTGTTGATTATGTCCACATTCGTGAAAAATCAAAAACTGCTCAAGAAATTATGTTGCTCATTCAGCTTTTAGAACAAGCAGGTGTGAACAAGAAAAAGCTCGTTATTCACGATCGCTTAGATATTGCGTTACTTACACAAATTTCGAATATCCATCTCCCATCACATAGCCTTCCTATCCAAAAGGTTCGAAAAAACTTCCCGTACTTACGGATTGGTCGTTCAATTCATTCTTTAGAGGAAGCGAAACAAGCAGAAAGAGATGGAGCTGATTATGTGTTATATGGGCATTGTTTTGAAACTGATTGTAAAAAAGGATTAGTTCCAAACAGCATACATACTATCAACAACATGAAACAAGTTCTACAAATCCCTGTATATGCTATAGGTGGCATTACACCAAATCGAGTACACACTCTTCAACAATTCCAAACTGATGGCATTGCGGTTATGTCTGGCATTTTTTCTTCACCAAAACCTTATGTATCCGCACTAGAATTTTCAAAATTATGTAAGGAGCATTCATGTGAAAACAAATTATGAAGTAGCCATTATAGGCGGTGGAATTATCGGTTGCTCTATCGCCTATTACTTAGCAAAAGAACAGATGGACGTCGCTATTTTTGAAGAAAAACAACTAGCTAGTAAATCGACAAGTGCAGCTGCTGGCATGTTAGGTGCACATTCGGAATGTAAGGATCTTGAGATTTTCTATTCTTTTGCAAGAAAGAGCCAACTAGACTACTTTCAGCTTCAAGATGAGTTAAAAGAGTTAAGTGGTATTGATATCGAGTTAAGGCAAGGCGGAATTTACCAACTTGCTTATTCAGAAACAGAAAAGCGTGAACTAAGTTCTACCCTCTCCCTTCCCACCGTCAAATGGTACGACAAAGAAGATGTACAACATGAAGAACCTTTTGTTTCAATGAATATTATGGGAGCCGCCTTTATTAAAGATGATGTTAATGTCTTACCCAAATCTGTTTGTCATGCATTTGGAAAGAGTGCCCAAGTATTCGGGGTATCAGTTTTTGAATATACACCCGTTTTCTCCATTCAAAAACAAGACAACTCCTATACGATTGGAACGAACAAAGGAAATTTCCAAGCTAAATATGTCGTTGTGGCGAATGGTGTATGGAGCTCAACTTTTTTCCATCAGCTAGGTTTAACAAATACACTTACTCCTGTCAAAGGGGAATGTGTGTCAGTTTCCTATGAAAAGCCGCTGTTGAAGCACACATTATTTCATGAACACTGCTATATTGTACCGCGAAACAATGGCAGACTTGTAATTGGAGCAAGCATGGTCGAGGGGGATTGGAACGAACATGTAAGTCTCGGTGGTATCGAAAGTCTCATTAATAAGGCAAAAACGATGCTTCCTTCTATTACCGAAATGAAAATCGAATCCTTTTGGGCAGGACTTCGTCCACAAACATTTGATCAAAGGCCATTTATTGGTCACCATCCTGATGATGAAGGCATTTTATTCGCTACAGGCCATTATCGAAACGGCATTTTGCTTGCCCCTGCTACAGGACAAATGATCCGAGATTTAATTATGAAGAAAGAAATAAGAAAAGATTGGATGGAAGCCTTTAAAATCAATCGCCAAGAGAGGTGAAATCATGAAATTAATTCACTTAAACGGGAAAACTATTAAACTACCAGAAACCGTACGTTGTGTTCAGGATTTGCTTCAATTATATGAATTAGAAAACCGCATTGTTGTCGTAGAAGTAAATAAAGAAATTATTTATAAAGAGCAATATAGAGAACAAACATTGTCAGATCAAGATACAGTAGAAATTGTTCATTTTGTAGGAGGAGGATGATAATTATGTTAAAAATAGCTCATCACACATTTCAATCGAAACTATTACTAGGAACAGGGAAATTCCCTTCTTTTGAGGTTCAGAAACAAGCCGTTGAAGTTTCTGGGACTGAGATTTTAACGTTTGCGGTTCGCAGGATGAATATTTTTGAAGAATCACAACCAAACTTCCTTGAACAACTAGATTTAACTAAATATAAACTGCTTCCAAATACAGCTGGTGCCAAAACAGCAGAAGAAGCTGTTAGAATTGCTAAGCTAGCAAAAGCTTCAGGGTTATGTGACATGATTAAAGTTGAAGTAATTGGCTGTGATAAATCTTTATTACCGGATCCTGTTGAAACACTAAAGGCTTCTGAAATGCTATTAGCAGAAGGATTTATTGTCCTGCCTTATACGTCTGATGATGTGGTATTGGCTAAAAGACTTGAACAACTTGGGGTGCATGCAATTATGCCTGGTGCATCGCCAATTGGTTCTGGAAAAGGGCTAGTTAATCCGTTAAATCTTCAATTTATTATTGAGCAGTCTTCTGTTCCTGTTATTGTGGATGCCGGTATCGGTTCTCCAAAAGATGCTGCATATGCTATGGAACTAGGAGCAGATGGCGTTTTACTTAATACAGCTGTTTCGGGTGCAAAAGATCCTGTCAAAATGGCACTCGCTATGAAACTAGCCATTGAAGCTGGGCACCTTGGCTATGAAGCTGGAAGAATTATAGAGAAGAATTACGGTGAAGCAAGCAGCCCTACAACGGGGATGGTGACTTCTTGATTAACCGCTATCAAAAACAAGCCTTATTCTTAGGCTCTGATGGACAGGAACAATTACAAAAAGCGCGTGTACTTATTATAGGAGCAGGCGCGCTAGGATCAGCCAGTGCGGAGATGCTGGCACGAGCTGGTATCAACACAATTACGGTCGTGGATCGTGATTATGTTGAATACAGCAATTTACACCGACAACATCTTTATACAGAAGCAGATGCAATGAATAAATTACCCAAAGCCATTGCGGCTAAAAACCGCCTGCAGCAAATAAATAGTGAGATTACCATCGACAGTCATATTATCGATATTAACGCTTCTAATATTGAAGCATTAGTTAAAAATCAATCGGTTATTATTGATGCGACAGACAATTTCGAAACAAGAATGGTGGTAAATGATGCAGCTGTTAAACATAATGTTCCGTTTATATTTGGTGCCTGTGTAGCTAGTTACGGTTTAACCTTTACCATTATCCCAGGTTTAACCCCCTGTTTACATTGCTTGATGAATCACTTACCTCTTGATGGTATGACATGTGATACAGTGGGCGTTATTGGTCCGATCGTACAAATCATTGCATCATTTCAAGTGACACAGGCTTTAAAGCTGCTTACTGGTCATACACCGGTACCAACACTTCAGTCTATCGATATTTGGAAACATGAAAAAGCAGACATCACCATTTCATCTATGAAAAATAAACAGTGTCCAACATGTGGTGAGAAAGCCACTTATCCCTATCTATCTTATGAAAGCCAAACACAGACAGATGTTTTATGTGGTCGAGATGCCGTGCAAATTCGCCCAGGCATTTCCCTTTCACTCTCACTAGATCTCTTGAAAGAAAAATTACAATCGTTTGTTACTCAAATTACAGTTAATGCTTATTTACTATCATGCATATTCGAAGGCTATCGAGTCGTTATATTTAAAGATGGTCGTGCAATTATTCATGGTATACATGATTCGAAAAGAGCACGAGTTGTGTATAATCGCATTATTCAGTGTTATTCATCATATCAGTAGGACCCCAAATAATAACATTCGTTCTTATCAGCTAATTATCACAATCGTTTGGGTATTCTCAAATTATACCGATAACTTATTAGATTTATATATGTGCGAAAGTTGCGAAAATTAAGATATAATGAAGTTGTGTTATGAAAGACTAATAAATGGAGGGAATCTTATGTATCCAAATATTCTAAGACATCCCGGACCAACTCCAATTCCTAAAAAAGTGCAGCTAGCTATGGCCCAGGATATGATTAGCCATCGCACAGAAGAGTTTGTTCGGTTATATCAAGAAACAATACAACGTGTAAAACCTATTTTCGGTACAAAACAAGATATTTTGCTTCTGCCCTCAGGAGGTACGGCTGCACTAGAAGCAGCAGCGGTCAATACGGTTTCATC
Coding sequences:
- the thiO gene encoding glycine oxidase ThiO; its protein translation is MKTNYEVAIIGGGIIGCSIAYYLAKEQMDVAIFEEKQLASKSTSAAAGMLGAHSECKDLEIFYSFARKSQLDYFQLQDELKELSGIDIELRQGGIYQLAYSETEKRELSSTLSLPTVKWYDKEDVQHEEPFVSMNIMGAAFIKDDVNVLPKSVCHAFGKSAQVFGVSVFEYTPVFSIQKQDNSYTIGTNKGNFQAKYVVVANGVWSSTFFHQLGLTNTLTPVKGECVSVSYEKPLLKHTLFHEHCYIVPRNNGRLVIGASMVEGDWNEHVSLGGIESLINKAKTMLPSITEMKIESFWAGLRPQTFDQRPFIGHHPDDEGILFATGHYRNGILLAPATGQMIRDLIMKKEIRKDWMEAFKINRQER
- the thiS gene encoding sulfur carrier protein ThiS, whose amino-acid sequence is MKLIHLNGKTIKLPETVRCVQDLLQLYELENRIVVVEVNKEIIYKEQYREQTLSDQDTVEIVHFVGGG
- a CDS encoding aspartyl-phosphate phosphatase Spo0E family protein, coding for MKTNGFPLEELQFKIEDLRSHMIATGQLKGLTHPDTIKLSQELDVLLNEYQKQIEMTLIIPVNPLYNRPLL
- a CDS encoding thiazole synthase; the encoded protein is MLKIAHHTFQSKLLLGTGKFPSFEVQKQAVEVSGTEILTFAVRRMNIFEESQPNFLEQLDLTKYKLLPNTAGAKTAEEAVRIAKLAKASGLCDMIKVEVIGCDKSLLPDPVETLKASEMLLAEGFIVLPYTSDDVVLAKRLEQLGVHAIMPGASPIGSGKGLVNPLNLQFIIEQSSVPVIVDAGIGSPKDAAYAMELGADGVLLNTAVSGAKDPVKMALAMKLAIEAGHLGYEAGRIIEKNYGEASSPTTGMVTS
- the tenI gene encoding thiazole tautomerase TenI, coding for MKLIAITDDSHTVNELTSIISSVQDFVDYVHIREKSKTAQEIMLLIQLLEQAGVNKKKLVIHDRLDIALLTQISNIHLPSHSLPIQKVRKNFPYLRIGRSIHSLEEAKQAERDGADYVLYGHCFETDCKKGLVPNSIHTINNMKQVLQIPVYAIGGITPNRVHTLQQFQTDGIAVMSGIFSSPKPYVSALEFSKLCKEHSCENKL
- a CDS encoding ThiF family adenylyltransferase, giving the protein MINRYQKQALFLGSDGQEQLQKARVLIIGAGALGSASAEMLARAGINTITVVDRDYVEYSNLHRQHLYTEADAMNKLPKAIAAKNRLQQINSEITIDSHIIDINASNIEALVKNQSVIIDATDNFETRMVVNDAAVKHNVPFIFGACVASYGLTFTIIPGLTPCLHCLMNHLPLDGMTCDTVGVIGPIVQIIASFQVTQALKLLTGHTPVPTLQSIDIWKHEKADITISSMKNKQCPTCGEKATYPYLSYESQTQTDVLCGRDAVQIRPGISLSLSLDLLKEKLQSFVTQITVNAYLLSCIFEGYRVVIFKDGRAIIHGIHDSKRARVVYNRIIQCYSSYQ
- a CDS encoding SAM-dependent methyltransferase produces the protein MSKVEQSTKLDLERIVFIGRTFEEYLDMFSLCEKELNGKKILDCPAGACSFTAVGNKSGLDVTACDIAYYHSGEDLKNKGLQDIEHAMEHMQKVQNNYKWDYFNDIVDLIKHRLSALQDCANNMRESKERYIPVTLPSLPFKAEEFDILLSAHFLFMYADRLDYQFHIETLNELLRVTKEEVRIFPLVNLEGKRYEHLDKIISYLVSNGCTVEEVKVSYEFQINANSMLKIQKA
- a CDS encoding LytTR family transcriptional regulator DNA-binding domain-containing protein is translated as MSDFGFVKQLNASQTGMVYKFIKKNDVFIHTMIEGDLLYHLGFTPRDIIGKTLHDFYPEEYANSKQKYYFEAWEGNFVHYETEVNGNYYVASLRPICKNEEVVEVVGSCINITRQLKKAVSTEDYLNQTLSEKVSEKILNDALQRTTHLINQNLKQPNIPVKKNLIIKNSSNIIFVPLSEIIFIERLDRKSVIHTINKQYETYESLFNLTQQLDQNFSRCHKSYIVNVDYLEIIEQIGQKYIGHFKNYKKTVKISGNMLLELKKYKSY
- a CDS encoding purine/pyrimidine permease; translation: MYKNKLDTSIGSLQWFIYLLANSLTIPIIVGQVFDLSTVEISALMQRTFLVVGVSSFISSIFGHRYPICDGPAGIWLGVFVLMGQMVVTQGLDKMGALQLLEGAMLLTGVFLVVIGLTGWMNKLLRIFTPLVNGVYLTLLGFQLSGTFLKGMIGVSNTSTIENPGNVMVAFVIFILVLILSIWGKGWLKSYAVLIGIIVGSIAFFIINGTEPMPNTSSIISFPDFFAWGLPKLDTGMIVSAIMITFVLISSIIACLAAMKQVFDDPTLEIPAEKTNQNRGFLKNSGIVSGINTMLSSVFSTVGVVPFAVSAGFVRMTGQSRMLPFVLASMALTVISFFPTVYSALSMLPGPIAYAAMLASFTTMVGIGISSVLKEPLDQRRLTILSAALSIGTGVLLLPITVFMALPTLLQYLFSNGVMVGLIIAIILEQAWGPPKTEMNVKNA
- a CDS encoding TetR/AcrR family transcriptional regulator, which produces MLEKKKLKPQAVGRPRSEASKTAILNATVHLIEETGYSTLTIEAIATHAGVGKATIYRWWSNKSLLVLDAFLMSTETNLYFQENTPFRENFRQHLVTLANVLNSTLGRTVVALVAESDEDSDIAQSFYTNYLKPRREDAKRILERAMADGEVQSIIDKDVVADMLYGPVYYRILIYKKEVDSEFINTLLDQVTKGIMTSRD